In one window of Rhinopithecus roxellana isolate Shanxi Qingling chromosome 15, ASM756505v1, whole genome shotgun sequence DNA:
- the LOC104677674 gene encoding LOW QUALITY PROTEIN: olfactory receptor 1S2 (The sequence of the model RefSeq protein was modified relative to this genomic sequence to represent the inferred CDS: deleted 1 base in 1 codon): MKTLCSFLQISRNMHQGNQTTITEFILLGLSNQAEHQNLLFVLLLGMYLVTVVGNGLIILAISLDTYLHTPMYLFLANLSFAGISSISNSVPKMLVSIHTNSQSISYESCITQMYFSIVFVVTDNLLLGTMAYDRFVAICHPLNYITLMRPRFCILLTVISWLLSNIIALTHTLLLIQLLFCDHNTLPHFFCDLAPLLKLSCSDTMINELVLFIVGLSVITFPFALIFFSYVCIIRAVLRISSTQGKWKAFSTCGSHLTVVLLFYGTIVGVYFFPSSVHPEDTDKIGAVLFTVVTPMMNPFIYSLRNKDMKGALRKLINRKLSSL; encoded by the exons ATGAAGACTTTGTGTTCCTTTCTTCAGATCAGCAGAAACATGCATCAAGGAAACCAAACCACCATCACTGAATTCATTCTCCTAGGC CTCTCCAACCAGGCTGAACATCAAAACCTCCTCTTTGTGCTTTTGCTGGGTATGTACCTGGTCACTGTGGTTGGGAATGGGCTCATCATTCTGGCCATCAGCTTGGATACATACCTTCACACCCCCATGTATCTCTTCCTTGCCAATCTATCCTTTGCTGGTATTTCCTCCATTTCCAACTCAGTCCCCAAAATGCTGGTGAGTATTCACACCAACAGCCAATCCATCTCTTATGAGAGCTGCATCACACAGATGTACTTTTCTATTGTGTTTGTCGTCACTGACAATTTGCTCTTGGGGACCATGGCCTACGACCGCTTTGTGGCGATCTGCCACCCTCTGAATTATATAACTCTCATGCGGCCCAGGTTCTGCATTTTGCTCACTGTCATCTCGTGGCTCCTCAGTAATATTATAGCTCTGACACACACCCTTCTGCTCATTCAATTGCTCTTCTGTGACCACAACACCCTCCCACACTTCTTCTGTGACTTGGCCCCTCTGCTCAAACTGTCCTGTTCAGACACAATGATCAATGAGCTTGTGTTGTTTATTGTGGGTTTATCAGTTATCACCTTCCCCTTTGCACTCATCTTCTTCTCCTATGTCTGCATCATCAGAGCTGTCCTGAGAATATCATCCACACAGGGAAAGTGGAAAGCCTTCTCCACTTGTGGCTCTCACCTAACGGTTGTATTACTGTTCTACGGAACCATTGTAGGTGTGTACTTTTTCCCCTCCTCCGTTCACCCTGAGGACACTGATAAGATTGGTGCTGTCCTATTCACTGTGGTCACACCCATGATGAACCCCTTTATCTACAGCTTGAGGAATAAGGATATGAAAGGTGCCCTGAGAAAGCTCATCAATAGAAAACTTTCTTCCCTTTGA